A window of Campylobacter lari subsp. lari contains these coding sequences:
- a CDS encoding M23 family metallopeptidase has protein sequence MRKILFFLCFLFFTLKAREIELIKGQVVFLEFDKNNFLQISSNSKKLPFFEYKNKIIVSIAMPYKNPKDRKLIVEFKDNSKEEINIKFNEGNYKKEFLKVSASKVNPPKETLDRISKEYQEAIKVYNTYTNMAFFEGNFTYPLESKITSDFGKARLFNDTLKSYHSGTDFRAASGTKIYASNDGIVRIASNRYYAGNSVVIDHGYGIYSQYYHLSKLNVKIGQKVKKGELIGLSGASGRVTGPHLHFGILVNGVQVDPLDFIAKFNAL, from the coding sequence ATGAGAAAAATTCTTTTTTTTCTTTGCTTTTTATTTTTTACTTTAAAAGCTAGAGAGATTGAGCTTATAAAAGGGCAAGTAGTTTTTTTAGAATTTGATAAAAATAATTTTTTACAAATTAGCTCAAATTCTAAAAAACTTCCTTTTTTTGAGTATAAAAATAAAATTATCGTTAGTATAGCTATGCCTTATAAAAACCCCAAAGATAGAAAATTAATAGTAGAATTTAAAGATAATTCTAAAGAAGAAATTAATATAAAATTTAATGAGGGAAATTACAAAAAAGAATTTTTAAAAGTGAGTGCTTCTAAGGTCAATCCACCTAAAGAAACACTTGATCGCATTAGCAAAGAATATCAAGAAGCTATTAAGGTTTATAATACCTATACTAATATGGCCTTTTTTGAAGGCAATTTTACATATCCTTTAGAAAGTAAGATTACTAGCGATTTTGGAAAAGCAAGATTGTTTAATGATACTCTTAAAAGCTATCATAGTGGAACTGATTTTAGAGCAGCAAGTGGAACCAAAATATATGCGAGTAATGATGGTATTGTAAGAATTGCTTCAAATCGTTATTATGCAGGAAATTCGGTGGTGATTGATCATGGATATGGGATTTATTCTCAGTATTATCATCTATCAAAACTTAATGTAAAAATAGGACAAAAGGTAAAAAAAGGCGAGCTTATAGGTTTAAGTGGAGCTAGTGGTAGGGTTACTGGACCACATTTGCATTTTGGAATTTTGGTTAATGGTGTGCAAGTTGATCCGCTTGATTTTATAGCCAAATTTAATGCCTTATAA